In Mycolicibacterium nivoides, the DNA window GACGCTGGGTGGTCAACCCCTCCGGCGGGCTGATCTCCAAGGGCCACCCGCTCGGCGCGACCGGCCTGGCCCAGTGCTCCGAGCTGACCTGGCAGTTGCGCGGCACCGCCGACAAGCGACAGGTCGACGGCGTCAACGCGGCCCTGCAGCACAACATCGGCCTCGGCGGCGCGGCCGTCGTGACGGCCTACCAGCGCGCGGAGCGCTAGGCCCGCGCGAACCAGCTGGTTCGCGCGGTCTCACTCCGACGCCGCGCGAACCAGCTTGTAGTTCACGAACTCCCGGATCCCGAGGGATCCGAGTTCGCGGCCGACACCGGAGCGCTTGGTACCGCCGAACGGTAGCTCCACCGCATCCAAGCCCACACCGTTGACATAGACCATCCCGGTGTCGAGGGCGTCGGCCACCCGGTCCGCCTGTGCCGGGTCATCGGTGAACACATACGAGCCCAGGCCGAATGGCGTGTCGTTGGCGATGCGCACGGCGTGCGCCTCGTCGGTTGCCCGGTACACGATCGCGACGGGCCCGAAGAGCTCCTCGTGGTGAATCGGGTTGTCCTCGGCGACATCGGCCAGTACGCCACAGGTGTGAAACGCACCTTGCCGCGAACTGGGCAACAGCGCCTTGGCACCGGCGTCGAGCGCCCGCCGCACCTGGGATTCCAGGTTTTTCGCCGCTCGCTCCGACGAGAGCGGGCCCAGCACGGTCTCCTCCTTCATCGGATCGCCGGGCGCCACTTCGGCCAGCCTGCCGACGAAAAGCTCGACGAACTCATCGAAGTGCCGGTCCAGGATGATGATCCGTTTGGCGCCGTTGCACGACTGCCCGCTGTTGTCGAGCCGCGCCTCGACCGCCGCGTCCACCGCTGCGGAGAGGCTCGCGACGTCCAGCACCAGGAACGGGTCGGATCCACCGAGTTCGAGGACCGACTTCTTCACCGCGCCACCGGCGAGTCGGCCGACCACCGCGCCTGCCCGCTCGGACCCGGTGAAACTGACTCCGGCCACGCGCGGATCGGCGATGGTGTCGGCGATCTGCTCCTCGGCGGCGAAGATGGTGGTGAACACCGCTTCCGGAAAACCTGCCTCGGTAAAGATCCGCTGGATCTTCAGCGCGGACTCCGGGCACTGCGGGGCAGGTTTGAGCAGTACGGCGTTCCCGGCGGCGAGACTCGGCGCGGCGAATCGCGCGACCTGGTAATAGGGGAAGTTCCACGGCATGATCCCGAGGATCACGCCGAGTGGTTGTTTCCGGAGCACCGCGCTCCCGGTTCCCGACTGCAGGTCGATCGAATCCTCGGCGAGGAAGGCCTCGGCGACACCGGCGTAGTAGTCGTAGATGTCGGCACTGAACTCGACCTCGGCACGCGCCTGACTGATCGGCTTCCCCATTTCGCGCACCGCCGTTCGGGCGAGATCGTCGAGTTGTTCGCGGTGCAGCTCGGCGACCCGCTTGAGCGCGGTGGTGCGCTCAGCCACCGAGTTGTCTCGCCAAGAGCGTTGCGCCGCTTGCGCATCGGCAATCACGCCGGCCAGGGCGGCGCCGTCGATGAACGGCAGCTGCTCGCCGGTCTCACCGGTGGCGGGGTTGACCACTTGAAATGGAATCGAGGTTGGCATTGCTGCGCTCCAGGTGCTCGTGAACGGATGGGATCAGGCGTCGAGTTGGTCGTATACATCGGGACGGCGACGACGGATCACCACCGCGCTCACCGATCCCACGACAAAGGAGGCGAGCACGAAACCCATCACGCCGTAGGCCTGGCCCTGTGTGCCGGTGAGCAGGCTGAAGTTCGTGACCACCAGCAGCAGGATCACCGCCAGCCCGATGGTGGAGATGATCGGGGCGATCAAGGTGTGCCAGATGCCTTTACCGGTGGCGACCCGCCGGAAGAACACCAGCATCGCGACGCTGACCAGCGTCATGAGGATCACCACTCCCAATGAGGAGGCCGCACCGGCCAGGGTGAACACGACAGAGACCGGATCGAGCTGGGCGATGATCGAGGCCAGCACGAACACACCGATCATGATGCTCACGACCAGGGAGGCACGCGACGGCGCGTGATGCTTGGTGCTGACCTCGCCCAGCCGCGAGGGCAGGACACCCTTCTGCGCCAGGACGAACACATACCGGGTGACGATGTTGTGGAAGGACAGCGCGCAGGCGAAGAAGCTCGTGACCAGCAAGACCCGGGCCAGGTCACCGAGAATCGGGCCCGCCACCGTGTGCATCAGGTCGAGCACCACGTTCTCGGGATCGTCGGCCGAGCGTTGCACCACGTCGCCGACGCCGACCCCCGCGACCACACACCACGCCGAGAAGGCCGAGAACAGGCCGATGACGAAGACGGCGATGTAGGTCGCGCGCGGAATGGTGCGGTTCGGGTCGCGGGCTTCGTTACGGAACACCGCAGTGGCCTCGAATCCGATGAAGCTGTAGAAGGCGAACATGACGCCGAGCGCGGGCACCCCCTCGCCCAGCGTGCTCAACGGAACCGAAAGCGAATGGCCCGCACCGCCATTGGTGGCGAATACCCCGATGTTCATCACGATGACGACGACGGTCTCCAAAGCCAGGGCGATCAGCAGAACCTTCGAACTCAGCTCGATGTCGCGATAGCCGAGCAACCCCACCAGGGCGACCAGCATCAGGGAGAACACCCACCACGGAAGATCTGTCCCGATCAGATTGCGGGCCGCGACACCGAAATAGGCCGTCACGCCCAGCAGCATCATCGAGTACGCACAGATCGCGACCGCGGCGGCGCCGGTTCCGGTGATCCGGCCCAGGCCCGCCTGGATGTAGGAGTAGAACGCTCCGGCGTTCGGCACGTATCGGCTCATCAGGGTGAAGCCGACCGAGAACACGGCGAGCAGCGCGGTACACACCAGGAAGTAGTAGGGCGCTCCCGCGTTGGCGCTCTGCGCGATCAGAACCGGCAGGTTGGCGGCCACCACCGCCAGCGGCGCCGCCGCGGCGACGACCATGAAGACGATCGGGCCGACGCCGAGGTTACGGCTGAGCAGCGATATGCCGGCCGCGTCGGCGCGGGTGCTCGTCGCATCCGCGGATGCTGACTGAGAGCCTGTGGTCATTTGTGGGTTGTCCTTCGGTGTTCGATCTCGCGGGTCAGTGCTGACCGGGGATGAGCAGGGTGCGCAGCGAGGCGCCGGTGGCGAGTTCGTCGAGGGCGGCCGCGGCCTCCTCCAACGGGCGACGGGCGGTCACGAGTTCGTCGATCTTGAGTTCGCCGTCCATGTAGCGGTCGACCAGCTTGGGGATGTCGATTGCGGGACGGACGCTGCCGTAGTTGGAGCCCAGGATGCGCTGATCGGCCTCGGCCAGGGCAAGCGGCTCGAAGGACGCTTTTGCGCCGGCTGCGGGAAGTCCGACGACAACGGCCGCTCCACCCAGGCCCAGCATTCCGATGGCCTGCTCGGTGGTGGCGATCTTGCCGATCGCGTCGAACACGTAGTCGGCCCCGTCGGGAAGCAGTTCGCGAAGTGCCGCGACCGGCTCGGTATTCGCGGCGTCGATCGCGTCGGTGGCACCGAGGGTGAGCGCCAGGGCAGTCTTCTCGGGCTGGATGTCGACGGCGACGATCCGGCTCGCGCCCGCGATCCGGGCCCCTTGCACGACCGACAAACCGACTCCGCCGCAACCGATCACGGCTACGGTCGCGCCTTCTTCGACCTTCGCCGTGTTGGTGACCGCGCCGACACCGGTGGCGATCGCACATCCGATCAGACAGATGACGTCGAGCGGGGCGTCCTTGCGAACGCGGATGGCGCCACTGGCCGGCACGATCGCCTCCTCGGCGAACGAGGAGACGCCCTGGTAGTGGTAGATCGTCTCGCCGTCGCGGCTGATCCGTGAACTGCCGTCGTACAGCACGCCGCCGGGGGCGACGAGGTTCATCGCCACGGTGCAGCGGGCCTCATGACCCGATTGGCAGTACCGGCACTCGTAGCACGGGGCGACCCAGGACAGCACGACGTGGTCGCCGATCTCCAGATCGGTGACACCGGGCCCCAGTTCGGTGACCACCCCGCTGCCCTCGTGGCCAAGCACCATGGGCACCGGGAGCGGCCACTCGTTGCGGATGATGTGCAGATCGGAATGACATACGCCCGTTGCCGCGATCTTCACCCGGACCTCACCCGGTCCGGGCTTGGCCAGGTCGACGTCGGCTACCTCGACTTTTCCGGAGTTCCCGGAGAACAACACTGCGCGCATCTTCGCTCCTAGTTCGATTTCTTCTTGGTGGTGGCCGTCAAGACCTCGTC includes these proteins:
- a CDS encoding APC family permease — translated: MTTGSQSASADATSTRADAAGISLLSRNLGVGPIVFMVVAAAAPLAVVAANLPVLIAQSANAGAPYYFLVCTALLAVFSVGFTLMSRYVPNAGAFYSYIQAGLGRITGTGAAAVAICAYSMMLLGVTAYFGVAARNLIGTDLPWWVFSLMLVALVGLLGYRDIELSSKVLLIALALETVVVIVMNIGVFATNGGAGHSLSVPLSTLGEGVPALGVMFAFYSFIGFEATAVFRNEARDPNRTIPRATYIAVFVIGLFSAFSAWCVVAGVGVGDVVQRSADDPENVVLDLMHTVAGPILGDLARVLLVTSFFACALSFHNIVTRYVFVLAQKGVLPSRLGEVSTKHHAPSRASLVVSIMIGVFVLASIIAQLDPVSVVFTLAGAASSLGVVILMTLVSVAMLVFFRRVATGKGIWHTLIAPIISTIGLAVILLLVVTNFSLLTGTQGQAYGVMGFVLASFVVGSVSAVVIRRRRPDVYDQLDA
- a CDS encoding NAD-dependent succinate-semialdehyde dehydrogenase, whose protein sequence is MPTSIPFQVVNPATGETGEQLPFIDGAALAGVIADAQAAQRSWRDNSVAERTTALKRVAELHREQLDDLARTAVREMGKPISQARAEVEFSADIYDYYAGVAEAFLAEDSIDLQSGTGSAVLRKQPLGVILGIMPWNFPYYQVARFAAPSLAAGNAVLLKPAPQCPESALKIQRIFTEAGFPEAVFTTIFAAEEQIADTIADPRVAGVSFTGSERAGAVVGRLAGGAVKKSVLELGGSDPFLVLDVASLSAAVDAAVEARLDNSGQSCNGAKRIIILDRHFDEFVELFVGRLAEVAPGDPMKEETVLGPLSSERAAKNLESQVRRALDAGAKALLPSSRQGAFHTCGVLADVAEDNPIHHEELFGPVAIVYRATDEAHAVRIANDTPFGLGSYVFTDDPAQADRVADALDTGMVYVNGVGLDAVELPFGGTKRSGVGRELGSLGIREFVNYKLVRAASE
- a CDS encoding alcohol dehydrogenase catalytic domain-containing protein; the encoded protein is MRAVLFSGNSGKVEVADVDLAKPGPGEVRVKIAATGVCHSDLHIIRNEWPLPVPMVLGHEGSGVVTELGPGVTDLEIGDHVVLSWVAPCYECRYCQSGHEARCTVAMNLVAPGGVLYDGSSRISRDGETIYHYQGVSSFAEEAIVPASGAIRVRKDAPLDVICLIGCAIATGVGAVTNTAKVEEGATVAVIGCGGVGLSVVQGARIAGASRIVAVDIQPEKTALALTLGATDAIDAANTEPVAALRELLPDGADYVFDAIGKIATTEQAIGMLGLGGAAVVVGLPAAGAKASFEPLALAEADQRILGSNYGSVRPAIDIPKLVDRYMDGELKIDELVTARRPLEEAAAALDELATGASLRTLLIPGQH